The sequence GGCGCGACGTGCGGTCTGCACCGAACGCTTAGAAGTGCATCAGCCAGCCGGCTTCGATCTTTGTCGCGCGGGTGGATGCCTCGAACGCGCCAACATCCGGCGTGGTGAACTTCTTGCTGATAGTGTTCAGGCGCACGAAGGGCTGCGCACCGATGCCCAGGTTGTAGAGCGCCCAGAAGTCCAGGCTGACGCGCTCGGTCTTCAGACGGTTGAAGGTCGTGCCCGCCAGATCACCGGCCTGGATCGTGTAGGCCGCGCCCCAGGCCGCCGGGGTGTTCCACTTCATCGCCTCGAAGCTGGCATAACCCTGCAGGCTCCACGAGCCGATGTCGTAGGTCGCCTTGACGGTCAGGTCGGACTCCTCGGTGAAGTTCTTGCTACCGTACTGCTCGAAGTCCTTCGGACGGTTGTAGCCGCTGTGATAGGTCGCCGCGAGGTTGACCGGACCCAGGCGGGTCTTGCCCGTCAGGCCGTAGGACATGTGGTTGACCTTGCCGTCGCTCGCGGTGACGTACTTGTCGCCGAAATCGCCATCCGCATACAGCAGCCCGGCACCAAGGAGGCTGCCGTTGCCAAAGTCGTAGGTCAGCACGCTGGTATAGGCGTAGCCGTTGCTCGCGGTGTCGCCCGACTTCGCGGCGTTGCTCTCGGTCTGGAACTGCAGTTCGACGCCGAAGGGGCCGAAGCTGTTGCCGTAGCGCAGCGCGTTGCCGCGGATATCCGACATCGCGTAGTAGCCGCGCTGGTCGCCCCAGACCGGGTCCACGGTGGTCAGGTCATACAGCAGGCGCATCGGGTTCATGATGTTGCCGACCTGCACGCGGCCGTAGGGCGAGATCAGGGTGCCGTACACCTCGTCATTGCACATGACGCCCTTGTTGTCGCCGTTCACATCGCCATATGACGAGAAGCCACCGTGGCCGTTGTTCTGGTAGTTGTCCTGGCCCGCGAAGAACGGATCCCAGTTGTGCTTGACCGGCAACGCGTCCCCGATCCAGGCGCCATTGGCGCCGCTTACCGTCGTGGCGACCGTGTTGCAGTTAAAGCCGATGTTGTAGCCGTTCTTCAGGTCCTTCGTGCCCGAGAGGAACAGCGCGAACAGACCGTCGACCGAGGTCTTGGTGTTGTCATAGCCGGTATTCCAGTCGCCACTGCGGCTCATCGTGCCCACGCGTGCCTGCACATCGCCGCTGACCGAAATGTCGGCCATGGCGGGCGCTGCGCCCAGGCCTGCGATGGCAAGCGCCACGGCGCTGACCATCTGGCGGCGATTGATTGCAGAAGTACTTGTCATTGTTGCTCTCCTCACTTTTTGTCAAAGCCCCGCGGGGGGCGTCCATCTGCCAGGCGCGCATCGCTCGCCCGAAATTCGTCGCAAGCGCTTGCAGGTGTGCTCTTACAAGAACATCTCCAAGCCTTTGATTTGCCGACCGTTTCTCCCTTTAACCCGCCGTCCACACCACGCGCCTCGGCAAGCGCTTGCACTCACAGCCCCACCGGTCCGTACTTGGCCACCTGCCCCACCCAAGAAAGCCGGCAGGCCCTCGGAGACCGGGAGGGCCTGCCGCAAAAGACGCCACCGCAGTGGCAGGAGTAGTCAGGCGTTGCGGCGAACGGGCGCACCGGGCCGGACACGCTCCGTCCGTAGCGCGTCTGGCTGCGGCCCTCGGCCGCGAGTCGGTGGGAATTGCCCGTCCGGAGTGCGAAACCGACGGTCAGGAATCGGGGGAGGAACCCCCGTTCGGCGAGCTAGCGTCGCCGCGCGCGACGTTCGATCTGGGCCTTCGCGTCGGCCAGGGCCTTGGGTATGACCTTGTCCTCTTCGAGCACCTTTTCGAGCTCGGCATTGACGATCTCCTGCGCGATCGCGTCGTACTTGTCGACGTCGATGGCAGGGATGTGCTCGGCAGCCGTCTTCCAGAGAAGACGGGCCTTCTGGTTGCCCAGGAACTCGATGGGCGCATCGATGAAGCTGTCATTCATCGCTTCGACCAAGGCCGGGAACGCGTCGACCTGGCGGAACGCTTCGATCTGCATCTGCTTGTTCAGGGTCATGAACTTGACGAACTCCCAGGCCTCGGCCTTGTTCGCGCCCTTGCTCGGAATCGCGTAGAACGATCCGCCCCAGGAGGCGTACGCGCCGCCCGGCAGTTGCGCCGCGCGCCATGCGCCCTTGGTGTTTGGGGCCAACCAGGTGGAGAGGTGGCCCGCCAGCCATGCACCCATCATCTGAGAGGCCAGCTGTCCGCGCTTGAAGCCTTCGGACCACTCGTTGGTCCAGGGGCTGACCTTGGCATCCACCCCGGCGACACGTGCGGCCTTCGCCAGTTCGAAGGCCTTCACGAAACGTGGCGTATCGACCAGGCTCTTGCCTGCCTTGTCGAAATACACACCATCGCCGTCCTTGAGTCCTGAACGGATATAGATCTCCTTGAGATCCCCCGCCGCCGCGATCAGGTAGGCACCCGTGGCGGCCTTGAGCTTCTTGCCGGCCTCGATGTAGGACTCCCAGCTCCGCGTGAGATCCGCTTCGCTGACCCCCGCCTTGTCCATCAGGTCCTTGCGGTACAGCAGCGTCCCCGGACCAATGTCGGCCGGCACCGCCGCCAACGCGCCGTTCGCACCCTGTGCCTGCGGCAGGGTGAAGCGCGCGTACTTGTCCTTGTATTGCAGCGCGCTGTAAGGCGGCTTGCCGAGATCCTCCAGACCGCCAGACTCGGCGAACTTGCCGATGAACCCCACTTCAACCGCCATGACGTCGGGCAGGTTTGATCCTGTAGCCAGGGATGTCGTCATTGCGACGTGGTGATCCGCATAGGCAAGACTCACCAGCTTGATCTGCACTTCCGGTCGCAATTTCCTGTACAGAGGAATGGCCGCTTTTACGGCGGCATCGAGTGCGGGGAAAGCCGCCACGGTAATCGTCGTCTCCGCATATGCCGACGACCCACCCAATAGCCCCACCGCCACCACCCACGCAATTGCGCGGCGCTTCACCGATACATCCACCTTTATCTCCCCGAGCCCTTGGACGACTGACTTTTGTTGTATTGATATCGTTTTAGTTGAGTCAGTTTATCGCCGCGCGAATATATGTCGTCAAGCGCCTCCAATCATTCGGACAAGGCCCGTCATCCACCTCACTGGAATTGCTCTTTAAGAAACGTGGCAGGCTTTCTGGGCTGTCCTGTTCAGCACGGCGGCAATCAGGACATTCCCGGAAGAGTGTTCTTCTTCTGAAGTTTCGGATCCGACAACCCGAATAACCGCAACCCGCAAACAAATTGATCAGCCCGAATCCCGCAATCCGGATCAAGGCCTTGCACGCGATTGCCTTTCGCAAATAGCAAGACATCTCGCAATAGAACCCAGGCCTGCCTGGAGCGTGCGAATGCAGTGCGGCGCAATTCCGGATGGAGAACGACAATTGCGCGCGCGGCTTACGCCTGGACGTGGGGGTCGCCGGAAGGGGGGCGGGGCGCGGCCCAGCCGCGGGAAGAGCAGGCGCGCGCTGGCGACGAAACCTGCAGAGGCTGCGAGCCCTATCCAGCTCTGGCGGTCCGCATTGCGCCTGCGCTGGCCCGGGCGCGAGCGGATCAGGGCGTCAGGCTGGGCACACGCCCGTCAAGACGTACCAGCGGATTGCCGGGCCCGCCAGACAGCCCGGTCCGTGGCGCTGCTGCTGGGCGGCTCGAATCCGGCAGCCGGGGCTATCAGCGCAGGTGCCGCCGATCGGGATGGACCCGGGCGGGCGGCGTCTGAGGCCTGGCGCCAGTCGGCCTTTGTCCTGAGTTGTGGCGTCGGGTCTGCGCGCTCGCGCGAGGCAGGCGTCAAGAGGGCAACTCTGAATGAGCGACCCTGGGCCACAAGCATGACTTCGGTCGCGAATACCGCAGCGAGCTGGACACCGGGCGCCGGCTCCTCACCGATATGCACCTCGCGCGGCGGGAGCCCCCCCAGAGCCAGCAATGCATAGGTCTCCTGCGGGGTCGCACCAGTCACGATCCCGGTCAGCGAAATCGTCGGAATTCCGCTGCTCGCGACTCCCCCTGACGGCGTCGCTGCTGCGCCCGCTCCGGGCGGCGTCACTATTGCCGGGACGAGCACGGAGGAGGACGTCGCCTCCGGCCAGTAGTGGTCCAACGAACCGATCAGGGTGCTGCCCAGAATACCTGTGAGGCCCAAGGCAACAATGAGACGGATCCGCAGGCGGCGGACACTCGGCGGCGACAGCCCCGTCCTGGAGTTCGATATCTCTCGCATCGAGAACACAATTCGCCCTCAGCTTTGGAGTGTAAAACCTCGCATCGGATTCGCCGGGCGGACGTCCGCCCGGCGAATCCGATGCCTGGCCGGATTACCAACCGATCGTGTAGGTCACGCTCCTTGGTTTCTCGGTGTGAATCGAGGGGCTGTATCCACCGACATCATCGTAGGCAAATCCATATGCCAGCGAATTCAGGCTGTGGTCATGCCAGAACTTGGTGAAGTAGTTGGCGGCTGCGCCCGCCGGATAGAAGTCAGGCGAATGCCACCATTTGTCAAAGCTCAGGTGTGCGACGCGCCTGTTGAGCGCTGCACACATCTGGGCCTGTAGCTGCAGTTGCTTGCCGACGTCGGTCGTGCCCGTGGAGTCGTCGAGCAGACCCGCGCCGAGCATGACCATGGCCGTCGTCGGCTTGCCATTGATGTAATAAGTGCCCACGCCGTCGGTGAAGCGGAACTTGTTGCCCACGACACGCCCCGTGAATACCGGCCAGCCATTCTTCAGGTCCATGACGAGATCCTCGTTGGCGTATTTCGACCAGACCTCGTCAATGTAGGCATCAAGGTAATGCTCATTCTCGGCGTCCTTGCCGAAGGTGGCATGTGCCGGCGCCATGATGCGATACGGCGCATAAGGCGCCTGCGCCAGACCGCGGAACTCATCTGGGACCTCGGTAATGAACTTGGCAAAGACCTCCTCCCGCGATTCGGAGAGGTTTTCCCCCACCGTCATGTCGAAGCCGTCGAGTCCGGTGACATTCAGCTTGAGCGGAAAGCCGAACTGATCGACCCGAGTGGTATTGACGAATATCCCCTGCGGGTTGCTACCGGGCGGGAGAATCGCGAATTCGCCGAAATCGAATAACACATCGACATTCGGATCCGTCGGATTCTCGATGTTCGCGCCGGCGTAGGCGATCTTGCCGTTTCCGTCCGAATTGACCTGGATGTACATCGGCTCGCCGACGCTCATCAGGATCCGGGCAGAATTGATCGGCGGGATGGTGATGGACTTGGTTTGAGCCAACGAGAAGAAGTAGTTGGCATAGACCAGGCCGTTCTTGGCCAATGCGCCATTGTCACCAAGCGACATCGGAACGAGATTCCCGTTCATGTCGACGTGGACGAAATTGCCTGTCGCCCAGTCCTTGCCGATGATCGCCCAGAAGACCTTGTCGTCCGACCACTTTCCCTTTGTGCCGTTGACCATGTTGAATGTGGTCTTCCCGGTCCAGGTTTCGCCCGTGCCGTTCCCGATGGTATAGCTCGCACTCGCCACACCCGAATTCAGGCCGCCCTTGATTGCGACAGCCTTTACCGTAGCGGCGCTGCGGACCCACACCGGACCGCCATAGACGGGTGAGTCCTTCGTTGGCGAGCTGCCATCCAGCGTGTAGT is a genomic window of Niveibacterium sp. SC-1 containing:
- a CDS encoding porin gives rise to the protein MTSTSAINRRQMVSAVALAIAGLGAAPAMADISVSGDVQARVGTMSRSGDWNTGYDNTKTSVDGLFALFLSGTKDLKNGYNIGFNCNTVATTVSGANGAWIGDALPVKHNWDPFFAGQDNYQNNGHGGFSSYGDVNGDNKGVMCNDEVYGTLISPYGRVQVGNIMNPMRLLYDLTTVDPVWGDQRGYYAMSDIRGNALRYGNSFGPFGVELQFQTESNAAKSGDTASNGYAYTSVLTYDFGNGSLLGAGLLYADGDFGDKYVTASDGKVNHMSYGLTGKTRLGPVNLAATYHSGYNRPKDFEQYGSKNFTEESDLTVKATYDIGSWSLQGYASFEAMKWNTPAAWGAAYTIQAGDLAGTTFNRLKTERVSLDFWALYNLGIGAQPFVRLNTISKKFTTPDVGAFEASTRATKIEAGWLMHF
- a CDS encoding extracellular solute-binding protein; amino-acid sequence: MKRRAIAWVVAVGLLGGSSAYAETTITVAAFPALDAAVKAAIPLYRKLRPEVQIKLVSLAYADHHVAMTTSLATGSNLPDVMAVEVGFIGKFAESGGLEDLGKPPYSALQYKDKYARFTLPQAQGANGALAAVPADIGPGTLLYRKDLMDKAGVSEADLTRSWESYIEAGKKLKAATGAYLIAAAGDLKEIYIRSGLKDGDGVYFDKAGKSLVDTPRFVKAFELAKAARVAGVDAKVSPWTNEWSEGFKRGQLASQMMGAWLAGHLSTWLAPNTKGAWRAAQLPGGAYASWGGSFYAIPSKGANKAEAWEFVKFMTLNKQMQIEAFRQVDAFPALVEAMNDSFIDAPIEFLGNQKARLLWKTAAEHIPAIDVDKYDAIAQEIVNAELEKVLEEDKVIPKALADAKAQIERRARRR